TCCATTTCTCTCACTTCATGGGCTGGTTAAGTTTGGGGTTGAAATTGTTTCTAAACAAAAAGGGATTTGACTATATGGATTAAGTACCTCAGATTGGGATTAGGCTTTTGCTTTTTTTAGTTCATCGATTATCTTCTGGGTTTCCTCTTCTGATGGATGCGTAATGGCGCCAACAGGACAGACATCTTCGCAACCTCTACAGAATACAATGCACCTGTTTGGATTTACTACAGTTCTCTTTTGGCCATCTTTTTCTTCAATTCTAAAGGCGCCTACATGGCAATAATCGACGCATTTTCCACAGGTAACACATTTATCGTAGTCTATCTTTGGGTTCCAAGGTATCTTTTCACGAGGAACACCTTCATACGTTTCTTCAGCCATGCTGTGTCACTTTCTTTTAGGAGCAATAGGGATTATCACAATATTTAAATATTGTTATCAACTCGTTT
The genomic region above belongs to Candidatus Bathyarchaeota archaeon and contains:
- a CDS encoding 4Fe-4S binding protein; its protein translation is MAEETYEGVPREKIPWNPKIDYDKCVTCGKCVDYCHVGAFRIEEKDGQKRTVVNPNRCIVFCRGCEDVCPVGAITHPSEEETQKIIDELKKAKA